The Cytobacillus firmus genome segment GCCTACAATCTGATAGGTCTCATGACCCTTTCCTGCTATTAAAATAACGTCTCCTGCACTGGCTTTTTTCACCGCATAGTGAATGGCTTCTTTTCGATCGACGATTACTTTATAACTTTCTTCTTTTACTCCCTCTTCCATATCCCTCAGGATTTGGATCGGGTCTTCACTTCTCGGATTGTCTGAAGTAAAGATTGGGTCTGTACTGTACTGGCATGCAATTTCAGCCATAAGCGGACGTTTGGATCTGTCTCTGTCTCCTCCGCAGCCCACGATGGCGAAAATGCGCTTCTGTGCAAATTGCTTTACTGTTTCCAGTGCATTTTTCAGGCTGTCCGGAGTATGTGAATAATCAACGATCACAGAAAAATCCTGGCCTGCATCTACGGTTTCAAATCTGCCGGCTACACCTTTAACTTCTTCTGCAGATTTAATGATTTGAGAGATTGATATCCCTGCAGCGATACCTGCTCCAATACTGGCAAGGACGTTATAGATGCTGAACTTGCCTATCATTTTTAAAGAAACTTTATGCTTTCCGAATGGAGAGATTAAGTCAAATTCCGTACCGGCAGCAGTCATTTGAATATTAACGGCCCGCAGATTAGCTTCCTGATCAATTCCATAGGAAATGACATGAGCAGCCGTCGATTTTTCATATTCTGCAGAAGCAGGGTCATCTGAATTTAAAATGGCATACTTCGGTTCTCCATGATTATAGGCGCTTCCAAGCTGGGCAAACAACAGCCCTTTTGCTCTCCTGTATTCATCCATCGTTTTATGATAATCCAGGTGATCCTGTGTCAGGTTCGTAAATACGGCTATATTAAAATCACAGCCATGAACACGGCCTTCAACAAGTGCATGAGAAGACACTTCCATTACAGCTGAATCCACACCGGCATCTGCCATTTTTCTAAATGTGCTTTGCAGAGTCAGGCTTTCAGGAGTAGTATTTTTCACTTCAAAAGTTTCATCGGCAATCTTCGTATACATCGTGCCAATTAAGCCGGTCTTTCTTCCTGCGTCTGCAAGAATCTTTTCAATTAAATGACTTGTTGTTGTTTTGCCATTAGTCCCTGTTATGCCAATTAAATGAAGCTGCTTGCTCGGCTGTCCATAAAAAGCATCAGCCAGCACGGCCAACGCCCGTTTTGTATTTTTAACTACTATAACCGGGATATCCAAGTCCAGTTCTTTTTGGGCAACAACAGCTGCTGCACCTTTTTCGGCAGCAGAAGCTGCAAAATCATGGCCATCTACCGTATAGCCCTCAATGCAAACAAACAGACTTCCAGGCAGAACTTTCCGGTTATCGTTAACAATCGCTGTGATTTCAGGGTTTTCACCTTTATATGTCATATAAGGCTGTAAAAATCGCAGCAGTCTATGTAATTCCATCTTTACCATTCCTCTCATGTTAAAACAGAGCAAACTATTCCCTTTTTTAATGAAACTGGTCAAAATAAATAAATATAATCAAAACAACATTCTAAATGATGGCGATATATATTGTACAGGATAATTGCTTTTTTAGCTATTTTATATATAGAAGCAGAACCACGAAAGTATGTTACAGTTTCCTTACAAACAAAAAAATTCAGGCGGCGCAGAGGAAGCCGCCCTCATTCCTTATCTTATTTATTATCAAAATACAGGCGGATCGTTGAACCTTCCTTTAACTTAATGCCCGGCTGCGGCGTTTGTTTTACCACCGTATTCCCTGTCCCGCTGGCATCAATTTTCAGGTTAAGATATAGTTCCCCAAGGTCTTTCTTTGTCATACCTACCATATCAGGAACCTCAATCATTGGGGAATCCATCCATGTCAGCTCTTTTTCAATTTGATTTTTGCGGGGCTTTACACCCATCGCGCGCAGGCTGTCCCCCATGATTTCCCCTACAATCGGAGCAGCTACAACACCCCCAAATTGAACGGTTCCTTTTGGATTATCCACAGCCACATACACGACGAGCTGAGGATCATCAGCAGGTGCAAACCCTATGAATGATACGATATGGTTATTTTCCAGGTACCGGCCATTTTGCGCTTTTTGTGCAGTCCCCGTTTTCCCCCAACACGATATCCATCAACGAACGCTTTTTTTCCTGATCCTTTTGCCACAACTGACTCAAGCGCTTTGCGGATTTCATCAGATGTTTCCTTTGAAATTACTTTTCTTTTTGCATCAGGCGATTTTTTCATCAATACTTCACCTGTTGCTGGATTTATAAGCTCTTTTGCTATATAAGGCGTATATAATGTTCCCCCATTAACCGCAGCTGAAATGGCTGCTACCTGCTGAATCGGGGTAACGGAAACCCCCTGACCAAAAGCAGTGGTTGCCTGCTCGACTGGGCCAACCCGATCGAGATTAAACAGGATCCCTTTCCCCTCTCCCTGAAGGTCGATACCGGTCTTTTCGCCGAACCCGAAGTCCCGGATATATTTAAATAGTGACTCTTTGCCTAATCTTTCACCCAGCTCTACAAAGCCGGGATTGCAGGAATTCTGTACTACTTCAAGATAAGTCTGACTGCCATGTCCGCCTTTTTTCCAGCATCTCAGTCTGGCACCGCCAACTTCAACAGATCCCGGGTCGTGGAAATGATCTTTTTCCAAATTTACCTTTCCCTCTTCTAATGCAGCTGCCAGAGTAATGATTTTAAATGTTGAACCTGGCTCGTATGTACTCCATATCGGCAGATTACGGTTGTAGATCTCAGGAGGAACATTTTTAAAATTCGCCGGGTCAAAATCCGGTCTGCTGGACATCGCAAGAACCTCTCCATTATTTGGATTCATGGCAATTGCAATTATTCCATCAGGATTATATTCCGCCTGAGCTATATCAAGCTCCCTTTCTACAATAGTCTGTATCTTTGAATCGATGGTAAGCTTTAAGTCCATTCCATCAACCGGCGGCTTATAGTCATCCGCCATATCGTTCATGCGCTCTCCCTTTGCATTCGCATAAAACTTAACAGAACCCTTTTTCCCTTTTAGCTTTTCATCATAATATAACTCAAGGCCCATAAGACCCTGATTATCAATACCCGCAAACCCCAGAACATGAGATAGGTAATTACCGAAAGGATAATGGCGTTTTGAATCTTCACCAATGTAAATTCCTTCAATACCCAATGCACGGATTTCTTTCGCTTTTTCATGGGAAATCTTTCTGCCTTGAGGAATCTTCACACTTGATGCCTTTTTGGTGATAAGCTCGTAGGCTTTTTCCTTTGACATATTCAGTACTGCAGCCAATTTCTCTGCAGCATCTGCAGGATCTTTGATTTGTCTGGGTACAACATAGACAGTTGGAGCACTGACATTCGTAGCCAGTGGAACACCATTTCGGTCAACGATTTCTCCTCTTTCCGGTTCGAAGGGGATATCTCTGCTCCAGAGCTCCTTTGCGCCATCTGTAAGCATATTCCCCAGAAAAAACTGAACATATCCCAGACGCAAATCAATTATAAAAAAAACGAGAATACCAACAAACAACGCTGCAGTCAGCCGTTTTCGAACGGTTACATTTGAAACACGCATCTACGGACGAACCTCCTTAAATTATGGCTCGTTCCAATATATGCTTGTACCAAAACGAATAGAACGCACTGCCGCACATCCGGCAGTACGTTCCCCAATTAATCAAGCACTGTTTCCTCTTCTTCCTGCTGCTCTTCTGATTTGAGGTTCTCCTCATTATATTTCTCAGCAGGATGCTCTAGTTCGACTATTAAATAGTCACCTTCCCTAAGTACAGAACCGGCTTTTAGATTTTGTTTCACCACATATCCGCTTCCAACAGTATTAAGCTTTAAGTCAGCAAGCTTCGCTACCTTCATGACGTCCCTTAGAGACCATCCAGACATATCAGGCACTGTTAATTCACCATCTGTCTTTAAAATCACTCGTTCGCCTTCAAGCAAATTGTACATATTGCCAGGGACCTGCCTTTGTATCTTGGTGCCCTTTCCCAGCACTATTGCCTCAAATCCGGATTTTTTTAAATGTGCTTTTGCTTCCTCAACTGTTTTTCCTTCAACTTCAGGCGCATGTTCCGAGTTTGCCTTTAGTTCTTTTGCCGGTTCTATATTTAAATATTGCAGACTGCTTTTCATTACCGGTGTAAAAATCTTAGCAACAGGTTCTGCACCATTTGTACTGAGATCAATTTCCGGCTGCTGGACCGCTACATAGATGATCAGTTCAGGATCATCTTTTGGCGCCATTCCTAAAAACGAGAAGATGAAATTCTCATGACCTGTTAAATATCCCCCGCCATTTGGATCGGGGATTTGGGCAGTCCCCGTTTTTCCGGCAACCTCGTAGCCTTCGATATTATACCTTTTATAACCTGTTCCTTTTTCAGAAGACACAACTGTTTCCAGGATATCCCTGGCTTTCTTTGCCGTTTCTGCAGAAATAGGATTTCCCTTCACTTTCGGCTTTGTTTTTTTCACGACTTCCTTTTTATCGCTATCAACAATACTGCTGATTACATGCGGCTGCATCATTTTGCCGTCATTCGCGATGGCAGTGGCTGCCTGTATCTGCTGAATAGGCGTAATGGCCGAACCTTGTCCAAATCCCGTAGTTACCTTATCAAGCGGCCACTCATAAGCGATCTTTCCGCCCGTTTCATTCGGCAGGTCAATTCCCGTCGGATTTTCAAAACCGAACTTTGTTATATATTCCCTGTATTTTTCATACCCAAGTTTTTCTTTCACTATTTTGGCAAAAGCCACATTCGATGAACGCTGAACACCTTCAAGATAAGTAATCGATCCCCAGCCGCGTCCCTGATTATGGTCCCGTATAGCCGGTGAATTTTCGGTCACTTTATAACTTCCTGATTTATACCATTCATTCGGATCAAACTCACCCTCCTCAATGGCAGCAGCCAAAGTAAAAATCTTCATGGTTGATCCGGGTTCAAATGAGTTCTCAATCACTTCATTATGCCAGGTGTCTTCGATGCCTTCCTTTGTTTTAGGATGAAAGGATGGCCTCTGTCCCATTGCCAAAATTTCACCTGTTTTAGCATCAGCGACTACTGCAACCATTTTTTTCGGCTGATATTCCTCGTCTACTTTATTCATAGAATCTTCGAGAAAAGTCTGGATCTTCTTATCGATCGTAAGATACACATCTTTGCCATTTTGAGCAGGCTGGATTTTTTGATCTCCATTAGGAAGCAGATAGCCCCATATATCACTTTCATAGCTGAATTTCCCATCTTTTCCTGTGAGCACCTTATTTAAGCTCTGCTCGAGGCCCAGCATCCCGACTGTATCGGTCTTATTGGTTTTTGATTTTTTCTTTTCAACATACCCGACTAAATGCGAGGCGAAGACCCCATTTGGATAAAACCGCTTGGAATCTGTTATGAATGTAATCCCGGGCAATTTCATATCTTCTATTTCTCTTTTTGTCTTTAACGGAAGATCGCGGCCCTCTTTTCCAAATTCAACCTGGAATGGTTTATCTCCATCTTTTGTTTTCTTTGTTAAAATCCTGTAAATCTCTGACTCTTCCAGGTCAATAACTTTCGAAAGCGCGGCTGCTGTTTTTCCGGGGTCTTTCACATAATCAGGTTTCATGTCTTTGTCCAGGATTGCTACAAGCTTGTAAGAAATCGTATCCTCGGCAATGACCTCTCCATTCCGGTCATAAATGGTGCCCCTTTTGGCCTGAATGGTCTTTTCGCGTTCATATTTCTGCTGGGCTTTAGCCGCAAGTGCGTGGCCTGCTGCCTCACCTGTTGCCTGAATAGAAACAAAGCGAAAAATTAATACAAAAAAGAGCAGGCTGAATATTAAAAATAATATCGCTGCTCCAAAATTGATATTTGGCTGTTTCTTCATTAATCTTCCACGACCTTGACATTATTTCCGCTGAATTTGAGACCCATTGCTTCAGCTTTCGCTTTAATGCGTTCGTATGTACTTAATTCGCTCACTTGCATGCTAAGATCTGTATTCACTTTGGTCTGCGTTTGGATTGCTTCTTCTGTTTGCTGAATTTCTTTGTTTACTTCGTAAATGGCCGCCTGATTTGAAACCATTTGCACTGCACCAAAACAAACAATGCCAGTGAAAGCAAGTCCCAGTATTTTCTCGCCGGGGAAAGCCAGGACTTTTTTGTTTTTAATTTCTTTGGGGCCTGTACGGGCTGGGTTTGAACATCAAATTGTTTTTCTTCCTGTATTTTTCGGGCTAAATTGCTCATAATTCCCCTCCTGTAATTTTATTCTCTATTCGATTAAAGCTTTTCTGCTATTCTCAGC includes the following:
- the ftsL gene encoding cell division protein FtsL, which translates into the protein MVSNQAAIYEVNKEIQQTEEAIQTQTKVNTDLSMQVSELSTYERIKAKAEAMGLKFSGNNVKVVED
- a CDS encoding UDP-N-acetylmuramoyl-L-alanyl-D-glutamate--2,6-diaminopimelate ligase, with amino-acid sequence MELHRLLRFLQPYMTYKGENPEITAIVNDNRKVLPGSLFVCIEGYTVDGHDFAASAAEKGAAAVVAQKELDLDIPVIVVKNTKRALAVLADAFYGQPSKQLHLIGITGTNGKTTTSHLIEKILADAGRKTGLIGTMYTKIADETFEVKNTTPESLTLQSTFRKMADAGVDSAVMEVSSHALVEGRVHGCDFNIAVFTNLTQDHLDYHKTMDEYRRAKGLLFAQLGSAYNHGEPKYAILNSDDPASAEYEKSTAAHVISYGIDQEANLRAVNIQMTAAGTEFDLISPFGKHKVSLKMIGKFSIYNVLASIGAGIAAGISISQIIKSAEEVKGVAGRFETVDAGQDFSVIVDYSHTPDSLKNALETVKQFAQKRIFAIVGCGGDRDRSKRPLMAEIACQYSTDPIFTSDNPRSEDPIQILRDMEEGVKEESYKVIVDRKEAIHYAVKKASAGDVILIAGKGHETYQIVGSHVFDFDDRLVAKEAIEER
- a CDS encoding penicillin-binding protein codes for the protein MKKQPNINFGAAILFLIFSLLFFVLIFRFVSIQATGEAAGHALAAKAQQKYEREKTIQAKRGTIYDRNGEVIAEDTISYKLVAILDKDMKPDYVKDPGKTAAALSKVIDLEESEIYRILTKKTKDGDKPFQVEFGKEGRDLPLKTKREIEDMKLPGITFITDSKRFYPNGVFASHLVGYVEKKKSKTNKTDTVGMLGLEQSLNKVLTGKDGKFSYESDIWGYLLPNGDQKIQPAQNGKDVYLTIDKKIQTFLEDSMNKVDEEYQPKKMVAVVADAKTGEILAMGQRPSFHPKTKEGIEDTWHNEVIENSFEPGSTMKIFTLAAAIEEGEFDPNEWYKSGSYKVTENSPAIRDHNQGRGWGSITYLEGVQRSSNVAFAKIVKEKLGYEKYREYITKFGFENPTGIDLPNETGGKIAYEWPLDKVTTGFGQGSAITPIQQIQAATAIANDGKMMQPHVISSIVDSDKKEVVKKTKPKVKGNPISAETAKKARDILETVVSSEKGTGYKRYNIEGYEVAGKTGTAQIPDPNGGGYLTGHENFIFSFLGMAPKDDPELIIYVAVQQPEIDLSTNGAEPVAKIFTPVMKSSLQYLNIEPAKELKANSEHAPEVEGKTVEEAKAHLKKSGFEAIVLGKGTKIQRQVPGNMYNLLEGERVILKTDGELTVPDMSGWSLRDVMKVAKLADLKLNTVGSGYVVKQNLKAGSVLREGDYLIVELEHPAEKYNEENLKSEEQQEEEETVLD